One Pantoea eucalypti genomic region harbors:
- a CDS encoding type B 50S ribosomal protein L31, whose translation MKANIHPHYRHVVFHDTSADVWFKIGSTIKTDRTVEFEGETLPYVTLDVSSASHVFYTGKQKDFAKEGSTARFNQRFGSFLAAKKR comes from the coding sequence ATGAAAGCGAATATTCATCCTCACTATCGTCACGTGGTCTTCCATGACACATCCGCGGATGTGTGGTTCAAAATCGGATCCACCATTAAAACCGATCGCACAGTTGAGTTCGAAGGCGAAACACTGCCCTACGTCACTCTGGACGTGTCATCCGCCTCGCATGTTTTCTACACCGGCAAACAGAAAGATTTTGCTAAAGAAGGCAGCACCGCACGCTTTAACCAGCGTTTCGGTTCTTTCCTGGCCGCAAAGAAGAGGTAA
- the ykgO gene encoding type B 50S ribosomal protein L36 → MKVLSSLRSAKNRHRDCKVVRRKGRVYVICKTNPRFKAVQGRKKKR, encoded by the coding sequence ATGAAGGTATTAAGCTCTCTGCGCTCCGCCAAAAATCGCCATCGGGATTGCAAAGTGGTGCGCAGGAAAGGACGTGTTTACGTCATCTGTAAAACAAATCCACGCTTTAAGGCTGTACAGGGAAGGAAGAAGAAACGCTAG